CTGGGGGCTCGCGGGGCCGGCGACACGGTAGGGCTGACCGCGAATGCGGCGAACGGCGAGGCGGTGGGCGCGGGCACGCCCGTTGTCGTGGGCGCCCCGGCTGCCGCCGGTACCTGCTGTTTCGCGACGGCGTCGCGGCTGGCCTCGCTTGCGGTCGTGGCGGCGCCGCTGCTCGCCAGGAAGTTGATGTTCGAGACGAGCGAGCTCGCGATGAAGAGGAACGCGGCCGCACCGCTCGCGAGCGTCATGAGCGTGCGCAGCGGCGCAAGCCACGCGGGGACCGAGGAGAGACGCGGCACGAGCCGGCGCGACGGCATGGGGTCGGGGAGGGCCTGCAGGACGGCAACGGTGGCGCGCAACTGCGCGACGTGCGCGCGGCAAAGCGCGCACGTGTCGAGATGCCCGCGTACCGCGGCCTGGGCCGCAGGGGCGAGCGCGCCGTCGATGTAGGCCGAAAGCTCGGCGTGCGGATGCTCTTGCGTCACAGACCTCCTTTCCTACAGACGACGGAGGCGGCGTACGGTTCCATCATCCTTCGGGGCCCCGCCAACCACGGGCTATCAGGGTGTTCCGGACCGCCAACCGGCCGCGGTGGATACGTGACTTCACGGTCCCGATCTCGACCGACGTGATCACCGCGATCTCCTCGTACGCGAAACCCTCGACGTCGCGCAGCAACAGCGCGGTCCGCTGCTCGGCTGGCAGGGCCTCGAGCGCGGTCTCCACTGCGGCAAGCGCTTCGCGGTCGCCCGCGAGCTGCGTGAGGTCTGGTCCAGGGGCCACAGGCTCAGCCCACGTGACCTCGTCATCGTCCGGAGGATCCAGCGGAAGCTCGGGCCTCCGCTTGCGAGACCGCAGCTGATCGAGCGCACGGTTCGTACAGATGCGGAAGAGCCATGCGCGGAACGAGATGCCCTGGAACGAAGCGATCGAACGCCATGCTGAGAAAAGAGCGTCTTGCACGATGTCCTCCGCATCCGAGGTCGTGCCGACGATGCGCAATGCGTGCCGATAGAGCGCTCGCTCCTCTCGTCGCGCCAGATCCTCGAACGCTCGTGTGTCGCCCACGCGCGCGCGTTCGATGAGCAGTTGGATTTCACCATCCGAGGTCCCGCTCAACGCGCGCTCGGGATCGCGAATCCGCTAAAGTCCGTCCGCGTGGCAGACAGAAAGAAAAAGGTCGTCGTCATCGGCGAGGACGACGAGCCGATCGCGGTGTTACTGCGCGACGCCATCAGCGATGAGCCTGGATACCAAGCGGTGGTCGTGTCGGACGGCGCGCTGGTGCTCGAGACCGTACGCCAGGTCCACGCCGACCTCCTCATCCTCGACATCATGATGCCCGGTCTGAGCGGTCTCGAGGTCTACGACCGCGTCCGCGAGGATTCGAGTATCCGCGACATGCCGGTGCTGTTCGTCAGCGCGAACCTCCCGCTGTACGACCCCGAATTCAAACGGCGGAACATCACGACCGTCCTCACGAAGCCGTTCGATCTCAACGATCTCCTCCAGCGCGTGCGATCGCTCTGCCCGGCATGACGGGCAGCCGCGCACACAGCGCGGCGGATGCGGCACGATACGCGACCCTCGCCGGTGTCGCCACGCAGACCGCGGTCGCGGTCGGTGATGCGATCGTGCAGACCGAGGTGCAGATCGTGACCCGGAAGAAGGGCCGCGCCAACTTCGCGACCGCGGCCGACCACGCGGCGGAGAAAGCGATCATCGCGCGTCTTGCCGCGCACGATCCCGCCATACCTGTGCTCGCGGAGGAGAGCGCGAAGGCTAGGGTCCGCAGGGCCGAACGCCTGTGGGTCGTCGATCCGATCGACGGGACGCTGAACTTCAGCCGCGCGATCCCGTTCTACTGCGTCGTCATCGCGTACGTCGAAGGCGGACGGACGCGCGCGGCCGCCGTGCACGCGCCGCGCACCGGTGAGACGTTCACCGCCGCGGAGGGACGTGGCGCGACACGCAACGGCGTCGCGATCAGCGTTGGGTCCGTCACGAAGCTGTCGGAGGCGTTCGCTGTCGCGAGCCTCGCGTTCGGCGTGACGAAGAAGAAGGACTCGCGCTTCGTCGTGCTGAACTCCACGTGCGCGCGACTGCGGGTACTGGGGACCGCAGCGCTCGAGATGTGCTACGTCGCGATGGGGACGTTCGACCTCTTCGTGCACGAAGCGCTCTCGCCGTGGGACGTCGCCGCGTCGGCGTTCATCGCGCGCGAGGCGGGCGCGAGCGTGCTGTCGCTCAAGACCGGCGAGGATGCGGTGTGGGACGAGCGTCAGATCGTGATCGCAAATCCAAAGCTCGCGCGTGTGGCGATGAAGCTACTGAAGCGCCCATAGAATTGACCCTTGCGCCGGAGTGGCGAAATGGCAGCACGCGAAGGATTCAAAATCCTTTGGGCGCAAGCCCGTGAGGGTTCGACTCCCTCCTCCGGCACACGCTCGTCCGAAGAGATCTAAGGCTCGTACGTCGAGGCAGAATCGTCGATTCGTCTGCAACGTACCGACGCCAAACGTCGTGCTTCCGTCTCAGGTGAGGCGCCGAGGTATCTGCGTAAAGCTGAGTAAGTAGCTCGCGCGACGCTATCTTCGCGAACTCGAGCTTGTAGAGCGGGTGCTTGCGGGTCGCCCGATCGTCAACGCTGATTGCGCCACGGACTGAGAACGCACCATCCAGGCGTCTGGCTAGCCACTCCAAATGGGGTCTGCTCGCCGAGTAGAAACGCGTGACGAGTCGCGATGCCTTGTGGTTGGGATACCGCCGACGATTCGGTGCATGCCAGTAGCAGAGGATCGAACCGTCACCGTCGAGAAGACCCCGCGCCAGAGGCGCCAGGTGCTCGTCAGGTACATCGATCGCGGACAGTTTGAGGTCTTACGCGGCATCAGCCCGAAGCTTAGAAACCACGAGTGCAGCGGCCGGGTCGTGGATAGCGACCTGGTTCGTCCAAACACCGAAGCCACCGGGCTTGCGGTAGATCCGCGGTTGACGTCGCACGGCCGTTTTGAACTGATCGATGAGATCAAGCTCCTCCGATGTGAAGGAAACAATCGGTCTTCGGCCGTCCAGACACCCGTCCGTAGCGATGAGGCCGACTGCATATGCCGTCGCGGCCGACCAACTCCAACCAGTTTCGTGGTCCACGAGAGCTATGAGAGCGCATTAGGAACGATTTGTTAGCGCTTGACCACGGCTGTTTCATGCGACAAGCAGTCCCACGTTTGTGCGACACGCCTTACAGCGGTAGGCGCACTGTCACCGTCGTTCCCTTGTCCTCGCCGGGGCTCTCGAGCTGAAGCGAACCGCCGTGCGCTTCGGCGACGAGCTTCGCGACATGCAGGCCGATCCCCATCCCGGCGAACGTGGATGCCTTCCCCGCCCCCCGGGTGAACGCCCCACCAAGCCGCGACAGGTCGCCCTCGGGGATCCCGATGCCCTGGTCCGCGATGGCGATCTCCGCCGCTCCGTTCTTGCGCGCGAGCCGCACCGCAACCTGCCCACCGCGAGGCGAATATTTCACCGCATTCCCCACGAGATTCATGAGCAGCTGGTCGATCCGCGCCTGGTCACCGTCGTACGTGAGCGTCTCGGGCGCGTCGATCGCAAAGGAGTGCCGACCCTCTTCGCGCGTCGCGGCGACGTAGCGCCCAACGACATCGCGCAGCTCTCCCGCGAGGTCGAACGGCGCGTTCTCCAATTCGAGCTTCCCACGGCCGGCGCGCGACACGGAGAGAAGGTCGTTGACGAGGCCATTCATCCGATCGACCTGGCGCTCGATGGACTCCAGATTGCGCTCCAGCGCCTCGAGATCCATCGGAGTGCGGCGGTCCCGCGAACGCCGCAGCCGACCGAGCTGCAGCTGCGCGAGCGCCTTCAGCGGCGTGAGCGGGGTGCGCAGCTCGTGGGAGACGATCGACAGGAACTGCTCGCGCTCCCGATCCATCTCGTTGAGCTGTGTGAACAGCCTGGCGTTGGTGATCGCGATGGAGGCCTGGGCGGCGAGGATGTGCGCGAGATCGCGATCGATCTCGTCGAAATCGCGGTCCGGGCTCCGCGTGTAGATGTGGAGCGCCCCAAGCAGCTCACCTTCGCGAGCGATCGAGAGGGCGAGGACTTTCGCCAGGCCCTCGGCGCGGATCAATTCCGGGTTCCCGAGCGGCGCCGTGCGCAGGTCGCGCACCGCCACCGAACCGGGACGCTGGTAGTGGCGCAGCGCACGTTCGAGCGGGATGCGTTGGGACGCGGCGTAGTGGTCGGACAGGCCGCTGTAGCCACGGATGACAAGAGCGTTCTCTTCGTGGTCGACGACCATGAGCGACGCCGCGTCCGCGCTGTCCAGAGACCGCGCGGCATGCGCCACGGTCATGTAGAGCCTGTCCAGATCGAGGATGCCGAGCATCTCGACGGTGACCTCGTGCAGACGCCCGAGACGGTCGCGCATCGTCACGCCGGAAGTATCAGTCCGATTGGGTCGGTCGCGCGCGTGTAACGCACCGCTAAAGCGGTAGGACGACCTCGACCACATCGCCGCCGACCTCGTTGGCGACGGCCTCGGCGAGCTTGCGTGAAGGCAGCGCGCGGAACGACGTCGGCACCCGCCGCACGCCCCCCGCAGCACGCGGCAATTCGAGGATCACCACCGCAGGCCCGGCGTGCGATCTGAGGACCTGCTGGATGCGCTGAAAGATCGCGATGGACCGTTCGTAATCCAGAGCCTCGCGAAAGCGGATGACAAGCTCCGAAGGCGGATCCGACGAGCTCGCGGGCGAAGTCGAGGACGGCGACGGGGCAGCTGAGGCTGGCGGCGAGGAGGCTGACAGCGGGGAGGCGGGTGACACGGCGGGTGTCGTCTCCGAGGCCGACCGTTGAGCCGGCGACGACAGGGAGGGGTTGCCCCGTGAGGTGGGAGCCGGCGAGTAGGTCGGCCGAGAAGACGATCCCGCCGGGGCAGGACCCGCCGACCCGCCAGCGGTCGAGCCGTGGCCGTTCCCATTCGCCGGCCTCATGAACTTCGCCCGCTTCGCGAGGCTCTGACGGCGCTCGTCGGCGACGCGGCGGATCTCAGCGATCCCGGCGTCGTCAAATCGCACGGCGTGCTCGCACAACAGCTTCGGCGCCTCGTCGCGCTGCTCGACGCGGGCGAGGACGAGCAGGATCTCGTCGGTGTTCCAGAGCGATGCCGTCGCCTCATAGGTGCGCGGGAAGACCGTGACCTCGGTCGTGCCGGTGAGGTCCTCGACCTGCGCGAACATCATCAGCTTCTTCTCTTTGGTGATGTGCTTTCGCGCGCTCGTGACGACACACGCGACCGTGACGAGCTCCTCCCCCGCCTCCTTCAGCTCCGCGAGATACGCCGTGACGACGTCGCCCATGCGCTCGGCCATCCGCTGCAGCGGGTGCTCCGAGAGGTAGATCCCGAGCAGCTCCTTCTCCCAGCCAAGGAGCTCGCGCTTCGGAGCTTCCGGGCCGTTCGGGAGCGGCTGCGCCACGATCTCGTCCGCCATCCCGAGGCTGGCGAAGAGACCGACCTGGCCGCTCTCCCGATCACGCTGCTCGCGCTGCGCGGTCGCGAGGGCAAGATCGAGATGACCGATCTGCACCGCGCGCGGTCCGAACGCATCGAGCGCGCCGCATTTGATCAGCGACTCGAGGACACGCTTGTTGCAGCGCTGAAGATCGATCCGCCCGCAGAAATCGTCGAGCGAGCGGAACGGGCCGTCAGCGCGACGCGCTTCGATGATGCTCTCCACCGCGCCGGCACCGACGTTCTTCACCGCGCCCAGTCCGAAGCGGATCCCCTTCGGAGTGATCGCGAATCCGAACTCCGACTCGTTCACGTCCGGCGGAAGGACGGCGATGCCCATGCGCCGGCACTCCGCGACGGCGATCGCGATCCGCTCCGAGTTGCCCATGTCGGACGAGAGCACCGCGGTCATGTACTCGAGCGTGTAGTTGGCCTTCAGGTACGCGGTGTGGTACGCGATGACTCCGTAGATCGCGGCGTGCGCGCGGTTGAAGCCGTAGCGCGCGAACGGCTCGAAGTCCCTCCAGACCTGCTCGATCACGTCCGCGTGCACGCCGTTGCGTAAGCAGCCCTCGACGAACTTCATCTTCTGCGCGTCGAGCTTCTCGCGGATCTTCTTGCGGATCGCGAAGCACAGGACGTCGGCCTGCGAGAGCGTGAAGCCGGCGAGCGCCTGCGTCACCGCCATCACGTCCTCCTGATAGACCATCACGCCGTACGTCTTGCGCAGGACCGGCTCGAGGAGCGGATGCGCGTACGTCACCGCCTCCTGGCCGTGCTTGCGGCGGATGTACGCCGGGATGTAGTCCATCGGGCCCGGGCGGAAGAGCGCGACCATCGCCATGACGTCCTCGACGCGGTCCGGCTTCAGGTCGCGGATGTGCCGGCGCATGCCCGCGGACTCCAGCTGGAACATGCCCGTTGTCTCCCCGGAGCCCAGCAGATCGAACGTCTTCTGGTCGTCGAGCGGAATGCGCGCGCGGTCGATCTCGATCCCGCGCGAGGTCTTGATGAGCTTCAGCGCCTCGTCGAGGATCGTGAGGTTCGAGAGCCCGAGGAAGTCGAACTTGAGCAGGCCGAGCTTCTCGAGCGACTTGTCTTCGTACTGCGTCTGGATCGCGGACGTTCCCTTCGAGCGTTCGAGCGGGACCAGATTGATCAGCGGCTCGGCGGTGATGACCACCCCGGCGGCATGCGTGCCGGTCGATCGAACGAGCCCCTCGACCTTCTCCGCGAGGTCGAGGAGGCGCCCCACGTGCGGCTCCTGCTCCAGTTGCTGCAGCTCGCCCACCATCCGGCGTGAGTCCTCGAGCGTGACGCCGAACGGGATCGTCTTCGCGACGCGGTCGGCCTCGCCATATGGCATCCCGAGCACGCGCGCGACATCACGGACGGCCGCGCGCGCGAGCATCGTGTTGAACGTGCCGATCTGCGCGACACGATCGGCACCGTACTTCTCCGTGACGTAAGCGATGACCTCGTCGCGGCGATCGTCCATGAAGTCGACGTCGATGTCCGGGAGGGTGTACCGCTCGAGGTTCAGGAAGCGGTCGAAGATGAGGCCATATCGGATGGGGTCGATGTCGGTCAGGTCGATGACGTAGTTCACGAGTGATCCGCCTGCAGAGCCGCGGACGGCGGTCAGGATGCCGTGCTCGCGCGCGTAGCGGATGAAGTCCTGGACGATGAGGATGTAGCCCGAGTAGCCGAGCTTGCCGATGACCGACAGCTCCTTGTCGAGCCGCTCGCGCAGCTCGGGCGTGATCGCTCCGTACTTCGCGACCACGCCCGTCTCGGCCATCGCGCGCAGGTGCTCCTCGGGCGTTGTGCCTGCGGGCACTTCGAAGGCCGGAAGTTGCAGCTCACCCAGTGGAAGCTTCAGGTCGATCATCTCCGCGATGCGCACGGTGTTCGCGATCGCCTCCGGGTCATTTGGGAAGAGAACAGCCATCTGCTCGGCGCTCTTCAGATAGAGCTCGGGGTGATCGATCATCTTGAGGCGGTCCTGCGTGTCGATCGTCTTCCCGCTCTGGATGCAGACCATCACGTCCTGCGCCTCGGCGTCCTCCGCGTGCACGTAATGGATGTCGTTCGTGGCGACGAGCGGGATCCCGGTCCGCCGAGCCACCTCGCGTACGCCCTCGAGCACGGCCTCCTGCTCGGTAACGCCGTGCTGCATCAGCTCGAGGAAGTAATTGCCGGCGCCGAAGATCTCCTGATGCTCGACGGCGACCTTGCATGCCGCTTCGACGCCCTCGTCCTGGATCGCCCGCGCGAGCTCCCCCTGCAGGCAGGCCGACAGGGCGATGAGCCCTTCGGAGTGCTGTCTCAGGATCTCCTTATCCATGCGCGGCCGGTAGTAGTAGCCGTCGAGATGGGCCGTGGTGACGAGCGATACGAGGTTGCGGTAGCCGGTGAAGTTCTTAGCCAGGAGCACGAGGTGAAACGGTTTCCCGTGACCCTCGAGGCGGGGATCGCGCTCGAAGCGATTCGTGCGCGCGACGTACGTCTCGACGCCGAGGATCGGCTTGATGCCGGCCTGGTTGGCCGCCACGAAGAAGTCCACCGCCCCGTAGAGGGCGCCGTGATCGGTGAGCGCGATCGCCGGCATCCCAAGCTCCTTCGCGCGCGCGACGAGGTCGGAGACGCGCGAAAGCCCATCGAGGAGGCTGTATTCGCTGTGGGTGTGGAGGTGGACGAACGATCCCGTGATGACGATCCCCATCCGCTGGTAGGAAGCCCCGCGGCAATGACGAGTCTAAGCGCTCAGCGCGGGACGTAGATCCAGAGCGTTCCCTCGTGGCGATCGAGCCGGTAGCGATCGAGCACGGCGGCGGCGAGGTCCGCCGGCCAGCGCTGCTGCTCGAAATGCGCGGCATCGGCGAGCCTATCGAGCGGAACATCGGCGACGACCGCGGCGAATCCGCCGCTCCGCACACGCGGGGTCACGTCATCGACGCGTACGCCCAGAGCGACGAGCCGAGCCCATACATAGGAGTCGTCGATGATCGGCTCGATGCCGGCGGCGATCAGCGGCCCGCTGTCCTCTGCGTAGATCGGGCCGGCCGGAAGCGACGACGCGGCGTGGGTCCGTGAGGCGAGGATGTCCTGCGCGGGTGGCGCGAATGGTCCGATCGTCGAAAGGATCAGCGTTCCGATGAGCTGCGCGGCAAAGAGCGCGGGCGCGCGGCCACTCCGGGTCGCGACCGTCGGCGCGAGCGCGAGGCAGGATGCCGCGGCGAGGTCGAGGAGGTAGTTGATCGTCGCCCCCTCATGCCCGCCAAGAGCCACGACCGCGAGAGCACCGATGAGATACGCGCGCATCCGGCCATCCGCCGCGAGACCGGCGAAGACGACGAACGACCCGATCAGCACCAGGCCGAGGACCACGAGCAGGACCGGATTGCGGATGTCGTATGGGAACGAGTTGTAGAGCACGAGATGCTTCCAGAGCCCAGCCGCGTCAAAACGAATGAGCACGAGCACCAGCACGGCGAGCGACGCGGCGACAAGCGTCGCGCCGAATCGCAGCGCGACGTGCCGCTCCCGCCACAGGAGATACACCAGCACGAACGCGAGCGGAACCGCGGCAGTCGGCTTCGCGGCGATCGCCAGAGCGGCGAACAGGCCTGCGAGCGCCGCCCTGCGCGGATCGGGCGACGCGGTCACGATGGCGAAGGCCGTGAACGCGACCGCGATCGGATCGACGCGCGCACCGCTCCCCCACGAAGCGACTGGAAACAGCGCGAGGAACGACAGACCGAGCGCAGCGGCGATCGGCGGCGTGGACCGCGCGCGCCATGCCACGAGCGCCGCGACGCCGCACAGCGCGACGATGTTCGCGATGCGGAGCGCGGTGAACGGACCGAGCGATGCTCCCAGCGCTTCGATGACGTACGCGAGTGGCGGGTAGTTCGCGCTGACGAACGTTCCCGCCGCCTCTGACGCATAGGGATCCCCGCCACGCGCCACCATCTGCCCGGCGTGCGCGACCGCGCCCTCGCCGTATCCGGTCGACACACCCGACGCGACGACGGTCACCCAGTCGATCAGCGTGAGGCCGGCCGTGATGAGCGCGACGACACCGAGGAAGAGCCACGGAGCGTTCGCAGCCGTGACGAGCCGCGTCACCCTCTCAGGGCGCGGTGCGTGTGATGTTCACGACGAGCGCTCGATGATCCGACGACAGATTCGTGTCGGCGGTGGTGTGCGCCTGCGCGCCGACGACACCGAGCCCCCAGACGTAGTCGATCCGCTTCGGAGGGTCATCGCCTGTCGTCGTGGGCCCGGCTGACTGCCCGAGGTCCTGGAAGCCCGCCTGATCGAACAGCCGGATCTCGATGTCGCCCGGCTCGGCGTTGAGATCTCCGGCCACGACGACCGCCTTCGCGTCGCCGAGCTCCCGTAGGATCGTGCGCACCTGGTCCTGTCGCACGAATGTGCCGTCGCTCGTGTGATCCAGATGCGTCCCGACGACGAGCAGGTCGCCGATCTTGACGAACAGCGCGCCGCGCGGCTGGTTCCGCATCGTCGGCCCGGGCGCATACGAGACTCGCTTGATGACCTCCATCGGATATCGCGACAGCACCGCATTGCCGTACAGATCGCCGATCGTCGGCAGGAACGTGTAGTACATCTCGAGCTTCTGTGCGAGCACCGACAGGACATCGTGCTGCTCGTCGATCATCCAGCCACGCACGACCTCCTCCAGCACGAGCACGTCAGGCGACTCGGTGGCGACGGTCGCGACGATCCTGTCGAGCGACGGGATCTGGCCGGCGTCGAAGCCCTGATGGACGTTGTACGTCATGAGGCGGAACGTGACCTTCGGCGGCTGCGGGTCGGCCGTCATGGGCGCGCTCAGGAACGCAAGCAGTGGCACCGCCGCGCCGACGGTGGCGGCAGCGACCGCGAGCGGCGTTCCGAGGCGGACGACCGGCGTCGGCGCGACGAGCGTCGCGAGCACGACGACCGCGGTCGCAGCCCACACCGCCGGCTGTAGCGCGAAGAACGCGTAGAACCCGAACGCGGTCCCGACGAATACGAGCCAGCCGAGCGACAGCGCGAGCACGGGACCGGCCGGCGATCCCGCGGGGACCTGCGGTGCGCCCAGGATCGTCGCCGCGGAGATCACGATCCCCGCCGCGAGGAACAGACCGCCGGCGAGAGAGAGGACAGGGAGGTGAGACCACAGCAGGGCACCGCCGATCGCGAGCGACGCGGCTCCGATGAAACGGTTCGGTCCGAAGCGCACCAGGGCGAGCGCGCCAGCGGAGAGTCCGAAGCCCACGATGATCTGGCCGATCTGCGTCGCGCGAGCCGGCTCCGGCCCGAGGCCGAGCCCGCCCGCGAGAGCGACCTGAGCCCCGTTCGTGCCACCGGTCTCCGCGACGAGGACGAGCGCGGGCGCGGCGATCAGCGCGAGGGTTCCCACGAGATTCGGTCTGGTCCACTGCCGCTCGGCGGAGAGCGAGGCGAGGCCGGCGGCGCCGAACACCAGCACGGCGACGAGGACGATCCCCACCGCGACCGGGAAGGCGAGGTCGACCACCGGCTGCGTACGGAGCGCAGCGCGAAGCGCCAGGTCGGCGACGAACGCGATCGGCAGCGCGCGAGCGAGCGCCGGCGGCGCGTCCGCGACCCGAGAGCTGTGGAACAGCGCGAGCCACCAGAAGCCGGCCGCGAGCGCTACGACCGACAGCGCAAGGTCGAGCCAGTTGCTCCGTGAGGCCGTGAGCGCCAGCGTGGCGATGCCGAAGATCACCCCGCTCAGACCGACGGCGCGCCGCGGCCCCAGGCGCGCGCCGACGAGCAGCGCGAGTAAGGAGGTCGCGAAGACCGCCGTCGCGGCCACGCCGAGGTTGGTGTTCGGGGCGCCGAAGAACGTCAGCTGGAACGTCGAGCTGAACGTGCGGAGGTCTGCGAACAGAAAGAGGAGCCCGATGACCCCGAAGGTCACCCCGCCGATCACGCGCGGGAGTCTATTGCCTGGCCCCAGCGCTGAGGGTTGACTACCGGTGGCGATCTAGCGCGCTTCGGCTCGCCACAGCTGCGCGAGCTCCCGCGTCGCGTCCTCGACGTAACCGCGGACCATTTCGATGGCGCTGAACGTCGGATCGTCGGCCATCGGCCCGAGCACCAGGGCCCCCGCCGGGTCGCTCTCGACGACGATCGGCAGCGTGATCGTGCGGCCGCCGCGGGCGAGACGCTCGAGCGCGAGCGAGGCCTGCCAGTCGAGAGCGGGCTGCGCGATCTCGTGGATCGTCGGGGCGGGGACGATACGGGCCTCGCGCATCGCACGCGCGATCGCGTTGTAGCGCTCGTCGATCGGGATCGTGAACTTTCCACTGGTGATGCCGAGCGCGTAGTCGAGCTCGCGCGCGACATCGGAGTCACTGACGAGCTCGCCGCGCAGGACACCGGCGCCCGGATCGAAGCCCATAAGGAACGCGGTCGCGAATCCCGCGCCGGCGGAGCGCCTCAGGAGATCGGCGAGGACCGTCTCCGCGCTGCGCTGCTGGGGCCGATCGGGCGCGGCTGGCACGAGCGCGGTCGGACCAGCTTCGCTCGATGAGGGGACGTTCGAAGGCGGTGGCTGGAAGCGCCCGGAGAGCCGCACCTGACCGAAGCGCGGCGACGCGACCTCGGCGACCGCGGCGATGAGCCGGAGCTCGTGATCGGAGAACCCCTCCGGCCGAAAGGTCTGCACCGTCATGACGCCGAAGACTTCCCCCGCGCCGACGAGCGGGACCTGCAGCACGGCGACGTCGCGACGCCTGACGCTAGCGCCGTCGCGGATCGCGAGATCTCGTTTGAAGACGTGCCAGCGACGATCGTGTCGCGCCGCGTAGCAGCCGGGCCCGTCGTCGACGGCCTGACGACCGAGCTCCGATGCATCCGCCTCCGGGCCGAGCACCTTGTAGCGGTACGCGACCTCGGTGAGAGCGATGTGGAACAACGAGACCGAGAACGCCGAGGCATCGGTGATCACGTTCATCACGTCGCGCAGGATCCGCCCGACGCTCCGGGCGTCGTGCGCGTCCTCGAGCGACTTGCGGACCTCTTCCACGACGAGATCGACGCTGTCGCTCCGGCTCATCGGTTCGGCGTTGGGCGCCTCGGGTTCCGGCGCGCTCAACTCCGTCGCGGTCTCCGAGATGAGCGTCAGCCGCGGGTCGCGATGCGGTTCGGGCTCGACCGGCGGCGCGGGCGGCGGCGTGAATACCGAAGACTGCTCGACCTCGACCGGGTAGTGCGGG
This sequence is a window from Candidatus Limnocylindria bacterium. Protein-coding genes within it:
- a CDS encoding endonuclease/exonuclease/phosphatase family protein; the encoded protein is MIGGVTFGVIGLLFLFADLRTFSSTFQLTFFGAPNTNLGVAATAVFATSLLALLVGARLGPRRAVGLSGVIFGIATLALTASRSNWLDLALSVVALAAGFWWLALFHSSRVADAPPALARALPIAFVADLALRAALRTQPVVDLAFPVAVGIVLVAVLVFGAAGLASLSAERQWTRPNLVGTLALIAAPALVLVAETGGTNGAQVALAGGLGLGPEPARATQIGQIIVGFGLSAGALALVRFGPNRFIGAASLAIGGALLWSHLPVLSLAGGLFLAAGIVISAATILGAPQVPAGSPAGPVLALSLGWLVFVGTAFGFYAFFALQPAVWAATAVVVLATLVAPTPVVRLGTPLAVAAATVGAAVPLLAFLSAPMTADPQPPKVTFRLMTYNVHQGFDAGQIPSLDRIVATVATESPDVLVLEEVVRGWMIDEQHDVLSVLAQKLEMYYTFLPTIGDLYGNAVLSRYPMEVIKRVSYAPGPTMRNQPRGALFVKIGDLLVVGTHLDHTSDGTFVRQDQVRTILRELGDAKAVVVAGDLNAEPGDIEIRLFDQAGFQDLGQSAGPTTTGDDPPKRIDYVWGLGVVGAQAHTTADTNLSSDHRALVVNITRTAP
- a CDS encoding GAF domain-containing protein, which produces MAERMTGAEHGSAPTSTEPTPLNAAPVTPPVEATLRILLNSVPFLMGVAVVRQPPANDSAIVQVGRMPWLHDRRLTTLNLPDDALPANRALALDWPVPYQAEWVGAPPRLLIARLVAQGHTVGVLLGTFITREQLAQHTREALDLACELIASAMAGELFAPSVPHYPVEVEQSSVFTPPPAPPVEPEPHRDPRLTLISETATELSAPEPEAPNAEPMSRSDSVDLVVEEVRKSLEDAHDARSVGRILRDVMNVITDASAFSVSLFHIALTEVAYRYKVLGPEADASELGRQAVDDGPGCYAARHDRRWHVFKRDLAIRDGASVRRRDVAVLQVPLVGAGEVFGVMTVQTFRPEGFSDHELRLIAAVAEVASPRFGQVRLSGRFQPPPSNVPSSSEAGPTALVPAAPDRPQQRSAETVLADLLRRSAGAGFATAFLMGFDPGAGVLRGELVSDSDVARELDYALGITSGKFTIPIDERYNAIARAMREARIVPAPTIHEIAQPALDWQASLALERLARGGRTITLPIVVESDPAGALVLGPMADDPTFSAIEMVRGYVEDATRELAQLWRAEAR